The Amblyraja radiata isolate CabotCenter1 chromosome 5, sAmbRad1.1.pri, whole genome shotgun sequence genome includes the window CAAGAGTACAGAAGGGATATCAGAATCTGGGTGAGTGATCACAGAATAACAACCTTGCTCTTAACATTagcagaccaaggagctgattgttgactgcaTGAAGGGAAAGCAACAGCAAGTTTCTGGGTGTATGcatctctgatgatctgtcctggaccaCACACCATTGATTCAATTACAAAAAAGCTCACCAATACCTCCACTTCCTCAGATATTTGAGGAAATATGGCATGTCAAAGAACAATCTTGCAAACCTCTGTAGGATGGAGGGCATACTGACTAATCGCATTACAGCTTGGTTCACTAATTCAAATATCCAAGATCAAAGATTTCAgaaagtagtaaacattgccagtccatcacaggtattgaccTCTACCATTGAAAGGATCTACAGGGATCACTGCCTCAAGACAGCAGTGATCAAAGACCAACACAAACCAGCCACACTCTCATCTTGCTACTATCTTTGGGAAGTTCAAAAACTTGGGAacttacctccaggttcaagaacttcTTCCCTtctaccatcaggctcttgaaccaacctgcacaaccctacctCATACAGAACTCCTATTGATCTTGCACTATTTAGGTTGCACCACATAGTTTGGCGTACACCATCATGATCTAGTTTACCTCGAATACCTgataatttattctatatctattTGATGTATTGCATCTAGCATTTCTGTAGAACTGCAGCAaagtagaatttcattgttttggtgCAGGTGACAATTACATCCCCTTGTAGGATATAGGTGATACGTCTTTGGAACTCTTCCTCAAATGGAATTGGAAGCAAGAACTTTGAATATTGTTAAGGCAGGAAAAGATTCTGGATGAGTAATGGGGTGAAGGATTCCTGGGGAGAGCAGGAATGTGGAATTGACATTAATCAAATCAACAGTGTACTAATTAATCACCAGAACTGGCTTGAGAGTCGAATGTCCTCCTCAAAACTCACGAATGCAGAGAATTACAAAGGTTCACTTGctaacattcatagaaacatagaaaataggtgaaggagtaggccattcggtccttcaagcctgcaccgtcattcaatatgatcatggctgatcatccaactcggtatcctgtacctgccttctctccataccccctgatacctttagccacaagggccacatctaactccctcttaaatatagccaatgaactggcttcaactaccttctgtggcagagaattccacagattcaccactctctgtgtgaaaaatgtttttctcatctcggtcctaaaagatttccccattatccttaaactgtgaccccttgttctggacttccccaacatcgggaacaatcttcctgcatctagcctgtccaaccccttaagaattttgtacgtttctataagatcccccctcaatcttctaaattctagcgagtacaagccgagtctatccagtctttcttcatatgaaagtcctgacatcccaggaatcagtctggtgaaccttctctgtactccctctatggcaagaatgtctttcctccgattaggagaccaaaactgtatgcaatactccaggtgtggtctcaccaagatcctgtacaactgcagtagaacctcactgctcctatactcaaatccttttgctatgaatgctaacataccattcgctttcttcattgcctgctgcacctgcatgcctactttcaatgactggtgtaccatgacacccaggtctcgttgcaactccccttttcttaatcggccaccattcacttGAAGAAATCTtattttagtttaagtttagtttaaaaacACAGTCTCAGACCCTCCAACCCAGTGAGTCAAAGCAGAGCATCAATGAAcctttcacattagttctgtgttatcacactttctcctcctctctctacacatcgatggcaatttacagaggctaattgacctacaacctgggacgacagatggcacaatgggctaagtgttcagctggcgacctgaaggtagccggttcgaatcccgcttggagtgcatactgtcgttgtgtccttgggcaagacacttcacccacctttgcctgtgtgtgaatgtgtgtgagtgattggtgttggttggaggggccgtaggcgcagattagcagccacgcttccgtcagtctgccccagggcagctgtggctacagaagtagctcaccaccaccgagtgtgactgaggagtgtatgaataatgcgatgtaaagcgccttgagtattctagaaaggcgctatataaatcccatccattattattattattataataatgggaggaaactgaagcacccaaaagaaaaccatgcggtcacaggaagaataatgggaggaaactgaagcacccaaaagaaaaccatgcggtcacaggaagaatgtacaaactccacgcagacagcacccaaggtcaggattgaaccctggtgtctggcgcagtgaggcagcagctctacaagctgcacTACAGTACCACCCTAACAAACAAGCAAGCATtgagcctccacagctgtctggccTGGAGAATTCATGATCCACAACTCAAATTCCACACAGCCCAGATAAGCTCACCCTATCCTGAAATACTATGTCATCTGATTCTCGCAGGGAAAATACCCTCACTACTCTTCTCTCTATCTTGTTTCCATAAATATCACCCTTCCTATTTTTGTACTCCAATGAATTTCGACACTAGCGAAGCCTCTGCTGCCCAAGAATTAACCCAGTGAACCTGCTCCCCACTGCTGCCAATACAAGCACGTTCATCCTTAAATTTGGAAACCTGGCCTCCTctggacaagggggggggggggggggggggggggggggggggggggggagggagactaCTGTTGGCAGTGCAAGTCTGCAGCAGGAGTTTGGAATCATTTGGCAGGACACTGAATATTctaacaaacctctacagatgtctTGGCAGTTGCATCACACCCGGTGCAGCGATTCCAACACACGGGAATGCAAGAGGTTGAAGAGACTGGCGGATTCAGCACCAGCACAGCCCTCCACACCATGAAAAGCATCTACATGCGGTGCTGGCTAAAGGCAGCAGCAACTGTCATCATCAAGAATTACAACCGGGCCATGTCCCCTTTTCattgctaccatcaggcagggGGTACAGAAGCCTGATGTCACATACCACTGGGTTCAAGAATATATTTTCCTACAAGCACTAGGGTCTTGAACcaatctgcacaaccctaatcagcTACTAAAACATTAGACTAtcatgcatctctggagagaaggaatgggtgatgtttcgacccaaaacgtcacccatatcttctctccagagatgctgcctgtcccgctgagttactctagcattgtgtgtttatcttcagtgtaaacgagCTTCTGCAGTTCCGTTGTACACACTAGATTGACTGGTCTTCCAATTGTTTGTGTAATTGTGTGTAATTATGTACAATTTGTGTTTTGTGTTGtctgtctatgtgcctgtgacgcAGCTCATTGCTACTACATTACTGTActtgtgcacgtgacaataaactcgacttgacttgagagTGTGGCCCAGAGCGTAGGTCCGGAATGCAGCACCTGTTGCACCATCGGTCTCCTGGAAAACAAGCAGcgtgtctgtgctgaacaagtgCTGTTACAGCTCAACGATGGCAAGCATGGACGAACATTATCCGTTTATTAAATTCTCGACACATTACAGAGGATCTCAagaggaaaccagtacctttccacctccacctctctccaccctcccccccccccctcccccctccccccccctccccccccccccccccccgagtgtaGCAGTGATTTCAAGGCAGTAAGGTATTACCTCAGACTGGACTAAATCCAGGTACTGAGGAGCTCCCACCTCACTCCCAATCATCCACCATCCAGGACTGCCGCCCAACAGAATGATAACTTTGCTCCCATTCCCCCCTCACACCCCAGATCACAAAGGGCAGATTTACAAGCTCAGGCAAGCTGGCACCTAGCATATAACAGGCAGCTAGAGAAATGtactaaaataattaaataaaaaaacaagaACAAAGCAGATGGAGGTCAGCCTACTGGTAATGCTGCAAGGTTAAATCAGTGTGTACACAGACACATGACAACATGCCAGACTGGATGCCAAGCTGACACTGTACACCAAAGAAAgataactgttttttaaataaaagtaTTTCTTCCTTCTTTGAAGCCAGAAAACAGAAGAGAAAGAATTGTCTAAAAGAAGGGCCCCTCAGGAAGCGTCGGAGGGAACGTGCTCTTCGAAGCCTTCGCTCTCCCGCACCAGGGCCCTCTCGAGGATCACTCGGCCCTCCTTGTAGCGCTGGCTGTCCTCGGTCGCAAACTCATAGATCCAGCCCAGCTTACTGTTGCAGTTCTTGCAGCTGACGTCTCGCACCATGTGTCTGCCGGTGAGCATCACCCGGTCCTGCACCTCGCTGTACTGGAGGTTCACCACCTGGCCAGGGCAGGGCAGGACAGTCAGAGATCCGCAACCCATTCACAGTTCAGCCGTGCAGacaccacacacacccttccACCTCACACATTCACATGCCCGCCCCAGGGACATGCACGccctccatccctcacccttGCACCCACACCACCAATGCACCCCAATCCCACCACCACACAGCACCCACCCATCACCCTCGCACTCAATCCACATATGCACCCACCCTTCCAACACGCGCACCTCACTCACACAACAACCCCAACCCCCACTCATACACCGACTCCATATCTATTCATCCCCATCACCCCGCCCTCCGCTCCCAATGTGGACAGCCTCTCATATATGAATATAGAGGGGTATCTCTGGCTAGGTCCACTGGAAACTGTGCCGGGGGGTTGTGGTGGGTTTGACATGGAGCTTGCTCACCTTGTTGAAGAGGAAGGCTCTCCCTGTGGCTCCAGTGAAGCGCGTGGAGATGAGCTCAGAGCGGTTGGTCAGGATGGTATCACAGTTGGCGCAGGAGAAGAGACGAGTGCCCCCGATGTGGTCCAAGAAGATTCTGCCCATGATTGCAGGAATCAGTTCAGTCACTACGTGGGATCTGCAAATCACACCCTCAGTCAGtgcttccttccacatcccacactggtcacagaccctaacccggaacacacacacacacacacacctcctgtCCAAGACCGGGGCCGGAGACCACGGGATGAGGTGTGGAAAGCAGGGAGAGCTGCCCAGGTTGTGGATCGGTGTTAGGTAAGGGATATTGGCAAACTGTctgctccatctacactccaaGCAGCCAGCTCACATCCCAGTCACTCGcttcttccctcttccctctcccatcagacagaagATAAAAGCTTGAAGCACATATAACCATTTCACCACtcttatcaggctactgaatggTACTTGGGGGTATTCCTaatctaccaacctacctcattgtgactATTGCACTTTTTTCTCTGTAACACTAtaacacacactatatatttttcTTTGCACCACCTGTTGTACCAGTGTATAACTAGATTGTACTCATGCgtagtatgatttgactagataccatgtaaacaaagcttttcattgtattccacgacatgtgacaataataaactaatgcgCTGGCCACACCAGCAGTACATCTTCACCTAGTTAAGGAGGCCTACCTCCCAACGTGTGAGGTGATGTCAGGTGGTGATAGTGCCAGGGTAcgttctcccctcatcctcaaTATGAGATGATACTAGGGGCTGGGAAGTGTGAAATATAACAGCATTCACATGCGAGGGCATCTCCAGCAATGATCCGTCGCATGCTCCTGGCAGGCaggattattattttttatttttttattttttttaaatataaatcacCTTGCAGGTCCGGGTTAACTCAGGGTAGAAGGCAGACCTGGAAAAGGCAGGCCACATTCCACAAACAAAATTCAATTGTGCTATGGTGAACAAAGGCAATACAGCAGATGTCATCGATATGGATGTGAAGAAATCACCACAGAAAAGGCTTGTTTGAGCAAGAGAAGGGTCACCCAACTTCAATCAAATGCAGGCCTAACGAAAAAGCCAATGGCTGAAGGAGGTTTGAATGGTCAACAGTCCCCTGCACTGACAAAGACAGGCTCTGCGTACAGACAGGGTTCCAAATAATAAATGACTTGGATAATGTAGCTGACGGTGTGATAAATAGTGATGATGTCAATCAGCTGTGACAGGTGTtgtggcagatggagttcaatTCTGCAAAATGTGGAAAGTGGCATTTTGGCGAGGGACAGGGTGGTACAGATTTAGCAGCACAGTGCTGAAGGGTGCAAAGGAACAAAGGGatagggagggggggcggggtttgTTGTACAGATCTTTGAAGGTGGCAGGTCACGCAGAAATGCTGGCCAAATGTGGTACCCTGTTTTCATTTGAGACAGAGATGAGTGGGGTAGCTTTACAAGGCTCTGCTTATGTGCATTCACAGAAATGATTTCAGCTTTCAGCAAGGAGACAGTCTTTAGGAGTGGGAAGAAGGAGGACTGGAACTCTGAAGTTGAAGGGATTCATGTAGTTCTGCACCTGGTGCACAGCCCACCTTGCACTGATGTTGGGCTCACGTCTATATTTACCAGACTTTTCCATTTGTTGAAAAGTGGAGCATATTTGCCCTCCTCCAGTCACCTGGTACCTCATTTGTGTCCAGTGAAGATTTAGAAATCTAAGCAATATTGTCCCCTGTAGCAGCCTAGGATGAATCCCATCTGGCCCTGAGGAGTTATCCACTTTATTCATGAAGACCGGCACTAGTCCATCACCTCCCCCTTCACTCAATCCTCCTGCTACCAAGTCAGTTGCGTTTGTGAATACTCATAGAAGGAATTAATTTAGGAACTGACTGTCTTAGAATACCATCTGCCTCAACGCACAGATTGCCCGATGTCTCTAATATTTTCCACATTATTTTGCCCTGAATATACTTTAGAAACCCTTAGATTTACAAATTCTATTTGAAGGGTTTCTTGCGACTCGGATACACACAGAGACACTGTATCCCCTCGCCCCTACTTCTCAAGAGCTGTAACTTTTATCTTCCGGGGCGGAACTTCGCCCTATTGCCCAGGGTATTCGCCGAGGACAAGCCAAACCCCGGACCAGGGCCTCTTCCCCCGCTAACGCCTGTACACTGGGCCTGGACACCGAccactccctctcacccccccccccccccccaagcctggAGCCACTCTCCCGCCTGTTACCCCCGGACCGGAGCCTCACTCCGTCCTGAATCCCGGCCAGAGGCCGCGGTCTCTCGGTCTCTCGGTCACTCTCTCCCCTACACCCTAGCCCCGCGTCCTACACGTCGGGCTCAGTAGCCAGTGGGCCGGCCGGCCGGTGTACCCCGTGTACCTGCCACTGTGGGCCGCGTCCAGCAAGCGCGTCTCCGGGGCCGCAGTGAATCCGCTCTATGGTCTTTGGTGAATCTGGCGTCACCGCAACAACACACGTGACCCAGCGGGCGGGGCGGGACCGAACGCGTGGGACGCAAACGGGGCGGGCCATTTTGCATGTGACGCAGTAGTGGGCGGGGTTAGACGCGTGTGCCGACAGAGGGGGCGGGGCCGGTCGCTATTGACAGCAAATATCATagagctctagtatctttgattgacAGGCTGAGACTTGGTGCGTAGGAGGCTGATAGATGTGtgtacaagagtcaagagagtttattgtcatgtgtcccagataggacaatgaaattcttgcttgctgcagcacaacagaatattgcaggcataaatacagatcagatcagagtgtccatataccatagaatatacacacgtaaataaacagataaagtgcaataggctgtgttcaaggagcacttcaactccccctcccattcccaatccgacctctctgtcctgggtctcctccattgccagagtgagcaacaccggaaattggaagaacagcacctcatattccgcttggggagcctgcatccggacggcatgaacattgaattctcccaattttgttaacccttgatgtctcctccccttccttagcccttgagctgtctcctcccatcccccagccctcgggctcctcctcctccctttttccttcctactccccgccaccccctatcagtctgaagaagggtttcggcccaaaacgttacccatctccttcgctccatagatgctgctgcacccgctgagtttctccagcatttttgtgtaagtgcaataggctgtttaggctctgggccgaggagctttttcgttcaggttcgtgacccaactcacggaactacctgaatgtttcacatattgtgtaaaaatattatagaaatcatacctgaaacgtgTCAAGAACAAaccctgcacatattttttaaatatgagaaaaatctccaattttccgagttgtaattgtccaatcaatgcacgtttgacattgcgtcggaccacaattgagcaatcaggtgctttgtttcatggtagctaggcagcgagcactctgggatcatggctgcctcctaattacatcaaaacaatagcaaggtgtcaaaggaataaaggtaatgctaaccttgctgataattttgtttgaccattgatttatctttgtaaagttatgatgtgaactgttaaataaaatgataaataaaaatgtagagctagggttagaaTTTGGATTAGGGAAGGTCAGTCAGTCATTCAgtcggtcggtcagtcagtcagtcagtcagtcggtcagtcgGTAGGCCGGGCTGTTGGTAGGCCAGTGGATGCTGtgaaggatcggtcgggctgtcggtaggccggtgagTGCTGTGATTGGGCTGTAGGGCCACCGGTCAGTCGGGCTGCCGGTCAGTGCTGCGAGTGGATGGTCGGGCTGTTGGACCGGCCCGTGGGTGCTGTGAAGGATCGGTCGAGCTGTCGGTAGGCCAGTGTTGCAGCGAGCGAGTGGGTGGACTGACGGAGCCagcgctatgggggtgctgaaggcggcccgggcggcgtgcagggcagtgctgctctccactatcatcaccatgatgatccagaagggcatgctggccaagGTGGACCCGCTGAGCGGCCACACTTACGGAGCCCGCAGCcagtcccaaagcggctccagctcaaGTCATGggtagctctggaaggggggcaaGTTAGAgtgagggttaggcattttcctctcagtggaagatgccttagctttcccccagcctggcactgccccagtctcactatggccgtgaccccctctctacccactggcagtcagtggggttcagtaaacgggggaacccacaggaactgccctcacccattaattaggcagtatggtataataatatatggtttaaatggac containing:
- the LOC116973079 gene encoding protein yippee-like 5 gives rise to the protein MGRIFLDHIGGTRLFSCANCDTILTNRSELISTRFTGATGRAFLFNKVVNLQYSEVQDRVMLTGRHMVRDVSCKNCNSKLGWIYEFATEDSQRYKEGRVILERALVRESEGFEEHVPSDAS